The DNA sequence GCGAGAAGGCCAAGCTCGGCGCGTTCGTCGAGACGAAGGCCGCCGACATCGGCGCCGGCACGAAGGTGCCGCACCTGACCTACGTCGGCGACGCCACGATCGGCGAGAACAGCAACATCGGCTGCTCCAGCGTGTTCGTGAACTACGACGGCGTGAACAAGCACAAGACCGTTATCGGGTCGCATGTCCGGTTGGGCGCGGACAACACCTTCGTCGCCCCGGTGCGGATCGGTGACGGCGCTTACAGTGGTGCGGGTGCCGTGATCCGCGAGGATGTCCCGCCGGGCACACTCGCGGTGTCGGCGCCGCCGCAGCGCAACATCGAAGGCTGGGCGATCCGGCGCCGGCCGGGTACGCCCGCGGCGGAGGCGGCGCAGGCCGCCCTCGACGCCGATTCAGCAGCAGGAACCGACGGGGAGTCGCCAGCATGAGTCCGAAGTCAGGTACGCCGAAGAAGAACTTGATGCTCTTCTCCGGACGGGCGCACCGGGAGCTCGCGGAAGAGGTCGCCGAGCACCTCAACGTGACGATCACCCCGCAGACGGCGCACACCTTCGCCAACGGCGAGCTGTTCGTCCGGTTCGAGGAGTCCGTCCGCGGGACCGACGCCTTCGTCATCCAGGCGCACACCACCCCTATCAACGAGTACGTGATGGAACAGCTGATCATGGTGGACGCGCTGAAGCGGGCGAGCGCGAAGCGGATCACCGTCGTGATGCCGTTCTACCCGTACGCGCGCCAGGACAAGAAGCACAAGGGCCGCGAGCCGATCTCGGCCCGGCTGATCGCCGACCTGTTCAAGACCGCGGGCGCCGACCGGATCATGACGGTCGACCTGCACACCGCGCAGATCCAGGGCTTCTTCGACGGCCCCGTCGACCACCTGATGGCCCAGAGCGTGCTGGCCGACCACATCAAGAAGACCTACGGCGACGCCGACATCACCGTCGTCTCGCCGGACTCGGGCCGGGTGCGGCTGGCCGAGAAGTGGGCGCAGACGCTGGGTGACCGCCCGATCGCGTTCATCCACAAGACGCGTGACCCGGACAAGCCGAACCAGGCCGTCGCGAACCGCGTGGTCGGCAAGGTCGAGGGCAAGCTCTGCGTCCTGATCGACGACATGATCGACACCGGCGGCACGATCGTGAAGGCCACCGAAGCGCTGATCGACGAGGGCGCGGCGGACGTCGTCATCGCGACGACCCACGGCATCCTCTCGGACCCGGCGACCGAGCGCCTTTCGCAGTGCAAGGCGCGCGAGGTCATCGTCACGAACTCGCTCCCGATCCCCGAGGAGAAGCGGTTCGAGGGCCTGACGGTCCTGTCGATCGCCCCGATGCTGGCGGAGGCCATCCAGCAGGTCTTCGAAGACGGCTCGGTCACGTCCCTCTTCGACGGCAACGCCTGACAAACCCTTCCGCCGGGCGCGAAACACCGCGCCCGGCGGGGGTTCCCGGCGCTAGCGTCGCCGGCATGGGGAATTTCAAGTTCGGCGTCAGCCTCCGCCGCATCGGCAGCCGGGACGAGTGGATCGCGAAGTGCCGGCGGGCCGAAGAGCTCGGCTACGACGTCATCACCATCCCGGACCACCTGGGTACCGGGTCGCCGGCGCCGTTCCCGGCGCTGGCCATGGCCGCCGCCGTCACCGAACGGCCGCGGCTCGGCACGCTGGTGTCCAACGTGCCCTTCTACAACCTTTCGCTCTTCGCGCGGGAAGCGTCGTCGACGGCCGCCCTGCTCGACGGACGGCTCGACCTCGGCCTCGGCGCCGGGCACATGAAGAGCGAGTTCGACGCCGCCGGGCTGCCGTGGCAGAACGCCGCGGGCCGGATCGGCTATCTCGAAGAAAGCCTCGGCCACCTGCGGAAACACTTCGAAGACGAGGGCGTCGACCAGCCGCGGCTGCTCATCGCCGGCAACAGCGACGGGGTGCTCGGGCTGGCCGCCGAGCACGCCGACGTCGTCGGCTTCGGGGGCCTGCGCCAGCAGCCCGGCAGGCCGCCGGGCACCTTCAAGCTCGACAACGCCGAGGCCGTGGACGAGCGCGTGGCGTACTTCCGGGCTCGCGCCGGGGCGCGCGACGTCGAGTACAACATGCTGGTCCAGCACGTCGAGATCACCGACGACCGGCGACGGGCGGCCGAGGCGTGGCACGAGCTGACCGAGCGCAGCGCCGTCCCGGACGCCCGGGAGCTCCTCGACGCGCCCCAGCTGCTGCTGGGCACGGTCGAGGAGATCGCCGGACAGCTGGAAGAACGGCGAACGCGGTACGGCTTCACGTACATCACCGTCTTCGAGCCGATGCTCGAGACGTTCGCGCCGGTGCTGAAGGAATTCAGTAGGCGACAGTGAAGCGCGCCCGGCGGTGCTTCGGGTCCTCGATCTCGTCGACGTACGCGGTCGCGAAGTCGTCGCCGCCGATGTGCGACTTGCCGTTCTCGTCGGTCACCAGGACGTCGCCGCCGAGCCGGAACCCGCCCCGGCGCTCGCCGGGGATCCAGGCGCCGAACTCGGCGGCGGGGCTGACGTAGAACCAGTCGAGGTCCTCGGGCTGCTCGCGCAGCAGGTACAGCACCTCGGCGTGGTTGCCGGCCTCTTCCTTGTACTCGTCCGGGAATTCCGGGGTGTCGATCAGGCGCGGGCCGCCCTCGGCGACGTGCAGGCTCCCCGCACCACCCACGAACGAGAGCCGGACGTCGTGCTCGCGTGCGATCCGGGCCAGCGCGGGCACGGCGTCGAGCAGCTTCTCGCCGTCGAGCGCGCGGGCCGGCGTGGCGACCACGATGACGTCCGCGTCCTTCGCCACCCGCGCGACGAAGTCCTCGTCGTGCAGCGAACCCTGCACCGCTTCGACGCCTTCGGGCACCGCGCCGGGGTGGCGCGCGACGCCGACCACCTCGTGCCCGCGGCGCAGCGCCTCGGTGCCGATCCTGCCCCCGGCGTACCCGGTCCCCCCGAAAACCACCAGCTTGGCCATCACGTTCTCCGTTCGAAGTCGGCTGTCACAGCCGACTCTAAGAACGGAAGATCACCTACTTCAACGGAAGCAACGCACCGCCGGGTAGGTGTCCAGGTCAGCCGCCCAGCGCCGCGAACTCCGTGGCCAGCTGCTGCTTCACCGCGTTGACGTCGAGCGCCGCGCGCACCTCCGCCGTCGCGTTCGGCTTGGACAGCACCTGGTAGCTGGCCGTGCGGTTGGGGAGCTTGAACTTGACCGTGCAGGACATCTTGATCGTCGCGTACGGCTCCGCGTCGGCGGCCGCCGTGCACGTCTGCGCCCCGAGCGAGTCGGCGCTCACCTCGACGGAGAGGTTGATGTGCACCGTGCTCTTCCCGCCGGCGGCCGGCGTCCCGACGACGCTGTTGGAGACGTCCACCGTCGTCGTGCACGAGCCGACGAAGTCCTTGCAGTCGAGGTTGTCGTTGGTGACGACGGCGCTCGCCTGCACCAGCCCTTCGAACGGCTGTCCCAGCCCGCCGACGGTGTTGTCGAGGTCGGTGTGGAACGTCTTCAGCGCGTCCCCGGCGAGCGGGGCGACCTGGAACTCGGCGCCGAACTTCGGCCCGGCCTGCGGGTCGAGCAGCACCGGCGCGAAGCTGACGACCCGGTTCGGCTTGGCCGTGGTGACGCGCAGGACGCTGGGCGCGGCGCCCAGCTGGTAGACCTCGGTGCCGTCGGGGAGTTTGCTCCTGACCGGCTCGCGCGTCTGGTCCATCCCGGCCAGTGCCTTGCGCAACGCGCCGGCGAGCGCGGCGGGGGCGAACTTGGCCGCGGGGTCGAGCGGCAGCTCGGAGCCGAGCGAGCGCACCCAGCTCGTGCCGAACTGCGTGCCCTCGTCGATCGCGTGCGCCTTCCAGTAGTCGGCGTCGGCCTGCAGGTAGAACTGGCCGGCCGCGGCCGTCACCTGGACGGCGCGGCCCTCGAGCGGCAGGGCGCCGACCGCGCTGCCGCCGCGGGTGATCCGGAACTGCTGCTCGGCGCCCTTGAGCGTCGACTTCAGCGCGAGCGCGGGGGCCTGTTCCAGCGCGGCGAGGGCGGCGTCGACCGCCGTGCGCTGCTCGGCACGCCGGTCCGCCTTCTCCCGGTCGGCCGCGGAGACGCCGGGCGTGCCCGGGACCGCCACCTGGCACCCGGCCAGCAGCCCGCTCAGCAGCACCACAGCCGCCACCGTGCCTCGAGCCCGCATCGTCCCGCCCCCTGCTCTCCCCCGCTCCGCCGAGCACACCTCGGCCGGCGGAGCTCCGCCACCGGATTTGTGTCGTCACGTCCCGGGCTCAAGAGGGTTCTAGCCTGGTCCGGGCACCCGCCGCAACCCACCGTGATGAGGTTGGTTTACACTCTTGAGGTTGTCTCGGCGAGGCGGGGCCCTTCCAGGGTGCCCGGCGTGATCGACGCGGCGGCTCGGAGTAGCCCCCGGCTGTCGTGCACGCCCGGAAACTCGCCGCCGAACGCAACCGCCTGAACGACAAGACCACCGCATCCCCGCCGCAGCATGCTGTTCACCGCACCATGTTCGTGATTTGAAGGAGTGCCACACCGTGTCCGAGGTACGTCTGTCCGTCGAGCCGCGCACCGAGTTCGGCAAGGGCGCCGCGCGTCGCACGCGTCGCGCCGGCAAGATCCCCGCCGTGCTGTACGGCCACGGCTCGGACCCGCGGCACTTCGCGCTGCCGGCCATCGAGTTCGCCCGCGTCGTCCGTGAGAACGGCTCCAACGCCGTCATCACCCTCGACCTCGAGGGCTCCGACGAGCTGGCGCTGACGAAGACCATCGTCGTGCACCCGCTCAAGAACTACATCGAGCACGTCGACCTGCTGGTCGTGAAGCGCGGCGAGAAGATCACCGTCGACATCCCCGTCGTCGTCACCGGCAACCCCGGCCCCGGCGGCCTGGTCAACCAGGACGTCGACACCCTGCAGGTCGAGGTCGAGGCGCTGCACATCCCGGACCAGTTCGAGGTCTCGATCGAGGGCGCCCCGATCGGCACCCAGATCGTCGCGTCGCAGGTCGAGCTGCCCCAGGGCGCCGTCCTGATCACCGACCCGGACTCGCTCGTCGTGGCCGTCAACGAGCCGCAGCGTGAAGAGGCCGAGGGCGAAGACGCCGCGTCCGACGCGGGCGACGACTCGGCCGAAGCCGCCGAATAACATTCGCGCATGACCGAAGACCTGCCCGGGGCCGGCGAGCTGATCCTGCTCGCCGGCCTCGGCAATCCCGGACCCCAGTACGCCGGAAACCGGCACAACGTCGGTTTCATGGTGCTGGACGAGCTCGCCGGCCGGGTCGGCGGCAAGTTCAAGGCGCACAAGAGCGGCGCCGAAGTGGTCGAAGGCCGCCTCGGCGGCCGCCGGGTCGTGCTCGTGAAGCCGCGTACCTTCATGAACCTCTCCGGCGGGCCCGTGGTCGGCGCGGCGAAGTTCTTCAAGGTGCCGCCGACCGGCGTCGTCGTGGTGCACGACGAGCTGGACGTCGACTTCGGCGCCCTGAAGCTGAAGTTCGGTGGCGGCGACAACGGCCACAACGGCCTCCGCTCGATCACGAAGTCCCTCGGCACCCGCGAGTACTACCGGGTGCGGTTCGGGATCGGCCGCCCGCCCGGCCGCCAGGACCCGGCGGACTTCGTGCTGAAGGACTTTTCGACGGTCGAGCGCAAGGAGCTCCCGTTCGAGGTGGATCGCTGCGCGGACGCCACCGAGGCTTTGGTCGCGACCGGCCTCGCCGCGGCGCAGAACACCTTTCACGCGGGCTGACACGGGTGGCAAGGTGAATCCATGACCCCTGACGAAGTCCGGGCGATCGCGTTCGGCAAACCCCGCTTCGGCCGTCGCGGTTACGACGAAGATCAAGTGGACGCCTTCCTCGACCTGATCGCCGAGGCGCTCGCCGGCCGCAACATCCTGACCGCCGACGACATCCACTACGTCGACTTCACGATCATGCCGATCGGCGCGCGCAGCTACGACCAGGCTCAGGTCGACATGTTCCTCGACGAAGCCGAGGCGGCACTGGTCGCGTTGCGGAACCCGGCCCCGCCGCCGGTGGCCGAGGACGGCGCGCCCCCGGGACCCCGGAAGTGGTTCGGCCGGAGCTGAAGACCCAGGTAGAAGTGTGAAACCCGCCACATGGCGCTGGGTAGTGCCGCTCACTCGATGGCGGGCGCCGGGGCGCCCGTCGGGGTGAGCTTCGGGGTTGCCCCTTCCGAGGAACCTGTTCACGGGTTAGGACGGTGTACGGGAGTTCGCACCGCCAACCCCGGAATCGGAGAGAGTTCCATGTCGTTCACCGCCGAAGACCTCGCCGAGGTCACATTCGGTAACGCCCCGATCGGCCGCCGTGGCTACGCCAAGCACGAGGTCGACGAGTTCGTCCGGCGCATCGCCAAGACGTTCGCCGAGGAGGACGACCTGACCGCCGCGGAAGTGCACCACGTGATGTTCTCGAAGCCCCTGATCGGCAAGCGCGGCTACGACGAGCGCGAGGTCGACCAGTTCCTCGACTCGGCCGAGGAGCAGCTCGCCGCCCGCTCGGGCCGCGCCCCGGACCTGCCGGGCGCCCGCACCTCGGAGGAAGCCACCGCGGAGCGCGCCACCCCACCGGCTCTCGCCGAGCACCTCCAGCAGCGCTAGACCGTCACTTTCACGTGAAAGTGCCGCCTCCAGGTGGGCACTTTCACGTGAAAGTGACGCGTCAGGCGTCCGCGTTCTTCTTGATCCTGTCCGCGAACTGCGCGGCCGTCGCCGCGCGCTTCACCTTGCCGGACGGTGTTTTCGGCAGGCTGCCCGCCGGGAGCACGACCACCGCGTACGGCCGCATGTCGACGGCGTCGCGGACCCGGGCCGACACCTGCTTCACCAGGTTCTTCTCGGCCTCGGCGTCACCGGCCAGCTTGGACTCCAGGACCACCGCGAAGCGCTCGCGACGGCTGCCGGCGTCGATGCGCACCGCGACGGCGTTGCCCGCGCGCACGCCCTCGACCGACGTGGCCGCGCGCTCGATGTCCGTCGGGTACAGGTTGCGGCCGCCCATGATGATGACGTCCTTGCGGCGCCCACAGATGACGATCTGGCCGTCGATCAGGTAGCCGAGGTCGCCCGTGCTGAGCCAGCCTTCGGCGTCCTGCGTGTCGAGCGGGCCGTCCATCGTCAGGTAGCCGGGGGTCACGGCCTCGCCGCGCAGCCGGATCTCGCCGACCGCACGCTCGCCGAGCCGCTCGCCCTTGTCGTCGACGATCTCCGCCTCGAGCCCGTCGAGCGGGCGGCCGAGCACCGCGAACGACCGGACGCTGTCGGTGCCACGCCGCTCGTCACCTTCGGGGACGGGCACCGCGCGGTTGTCGGCCTCCAGCGCGCCGGCCTCGACGACGTCGAGGGTGAGCCCGGTGAACAGCGGCGCGAACGACACCGCGAGCGTCGCTTCGGCCATGCCGTAGGCGGGGAACACGCACTCCGCGGGCATCTTGAAGCGGGCGCCGGCGTCTACAAAGGTCTGGACGGCGCTCTCGTCGACGGGTTCCGCGCCGTTCAGGGCGATCCGCAGCGTCGACAGGTCGTAGGCGTTGTCGTCGTCGATGCGGGCCATCCGGCGCCCGACGATCGCGTAGGCGAAGTTCGGCGCCGCCGTCGTCGTGCCGTGGTACTTCGTGATCAGCTCGGGCCAGATCAGCGGCCCGGACAGGAATTCGACCGGGGTGATCTTGACCAGCTCGACGCCGAACGTCATCGGCACGGTCAGGAAGCCGACCATCCCCATGTCGTGGAACGTCGGCAGCCACGACACCATCACGTCGGTGTCGAAGTCGAACTCCGCGCGCTCGACCATGGCTTTGACGTTGGAGTAGAGGTTGCCGTAGGTGATCCGCACGGCCTTGGGGTCGGCGGTCGACCCGCTGGTCAGCTGCAGCAGCGCGGTCTCACCCTCATCGGTGACGACGGCCTCGGCGAGCGGCTCGGCATCGGCCAGGTCCTTGATCAGCTTGAAGCCGATGCCCTTCTGCTCCAGCACCGGGGCGAGCTGGTCGAACGGCTCGCCCAGCAGCACCAGGTCCGAGTCGATCATCCCGAGCACCCGCACGGTGTCCTCGGCCCACTCGGCGAGGTCGGTCCGCGGAGTCGGCTGGTGCAGCATGGTGACGCTGCCCCCGGCCAGCCACACGGCCTGCACGGTCGGCGCGATCAGCACCGGCGCGGCGGCCAGCACCCCGACCGCCGTGCCCCGTTCGAATCCCCCGGCGACCAGGCCACCGGCGATCCGCCGGGCCTGTTCGTGCACCTCGGCCCAAGTCCGCCGGACCGGCTCCTTCGGCTCCCCGGTGACCATGCCACGCTGCTGACCTCGACCCGCCGCGGTGGCGACGAGCGTGTCCACGAACCTGCTCATGGGCGTCAGATTACTGGCTGGCCGTCACCATCCGCCGATCAACGCGGAAACCGGCCTGAGCACCTGCGCAGGAAAGCCGTGAACCGGTCACTCCAGCAGCTCGGACGTCTCCAGCCAGCGCGCCTCGACGTCCTCGATCTCACCTTTGACGCCCTTCAACTGCGCGTTCAGCTCCATCAGCTTCGCCGGGTCCGTCGCCGCTTCCAGCAGCGCCGCGTGGAGCTTCTCCTCCTTGGAATGCAGCTGGTCGAGCTTGCGCTCCAGGCGCCCCAGGTCCTTCTGCGCCGCGCGGAGGTCCGCCGCCGACTTCTTGGCCTCGGCCTTCGCCGCGGTCGGGGCCAAGGAACCCGCGGGCTCCTTGGCGACGGCGCGGCGGTTCAGGTACTCCTCGATGCCGCCCGGCAGGTGGGTGATGCGGCCGTCGCCGAAGAGGGCGACGATCGTGTCGCAGACGCGTTCGACCAGGTACCGGTCGTGCGAGACCACGACCATCGTGCCCGGCCAGCCGTCGAGCAGGTCTTCCAGCTGCTGCAGGGTGTCGATGTCCAGGTCGTTCGTCGGCTCGTCGAGGAGCAGGACGTTCGGCTCGGCCATCAGCAGCCGGCACAGCTGCAGCCGGCGCCGCTCGCCGCCCGACAGGTCGCCGACCGGGGTCCACTGGCGGGCCTGCGGGAAGCCGAGCTTCTCGCCGAGCTGCGACGCCGTCATCTCCTGCTTGCCGAACACCACGCGCCCGGCGATCTGCTCGATCGCCTGCAGCACCCGCAGGTCGGCGGGCAGGTCGTCGAGCTCCTGGCGCAGGTGCGCGAGCGCGACGGTCGTGCCCTGGATCCGGCGCCCGGTCGATCCCTCGACGTCGCCGCCGAGCAGCTTGAGCAGCGACGTCTTGCCCGAGCCGTTGATGCCGACCAGGCCGATCCGGTCGCCGGGGCCGACCCGCCAGGTGACGTGGTCGAGCAGCGTCCGCTCGCCGACCGTGTACGTCGTGTCTTCCAGCTCCAGCACGGTCTTGCCGAGCCGCCGCTTCGCGAACGCCATCAGCTCCACGGTGTCGCGCGGCGGCGGCACGTCCGCGATCAGCGCCTCGGCGGCGTCGATGCGGTAGCGCGGCTTCGACGAGCGCGCCTGCGGGCCGCGGCGCAGCCACGCCAGTTCCTTGCGCGCCAGGTTCTGCCGCTTCTCCTCGGCCGTCGCGGCCAGCCGCGCCCGCTCGGCGCGCGCGAAGATCCAGTCCGCGTAACCGCCTTCGTAACTCTCGACGCGGCCGTTGGCGACCTCCCAGGTCACACTCGCGACGGTGTCCAGGAACCACCGGTCGTGCGTGACGACCACGACCGCGATGCGCCGGTTCAGCAGGTGGTCGGCGAGCCACTGGACACCTTCGACGTCCAGGTGGTTGGTCGGTTCGTCGAGCACGACCAGGTCGAGCTCGCCGGTCAGCGCGGCGGCCAGGGACACCCGCCGCCGCTCACCGCCGGAGAGGTTCGCGGTGGGTGTGTCGAGCCCGATCGCGGTGATGCCCAGACCGTCCACAATGGACCGAACGCGCGCGTCCGCGGCCCATTCGTGCTCGGCGCCGTAGCGTTCGAGCACGACCTCGCCGACGCTGCTGCCGTCCGGCAGCTCGGTGCGCTGGGTGACGACGGCCATCCGCAGCCCGCCGACGTGGCTCACCCGGCCGGTATCCGGCTCGGCGAGTCCGGAAAGGACTTCGAGGAGCGTGGTCTTGCCGCCGCCGTTGAGGCCGACGACACCGATGCGCTGCCCGGCCGCGACGCCCAGCGAGACGCCGTCCAGCAGTGGCTTCACCCCGTAGGACTTGCTCACCGCCTCCAGGTTGACCAGGTTGGCCATGCGCTCAGCCGATCCTTTCCACGATCGTGAACCGGGTCGCCACGATCGGAGTCGTGTCGTCCACGGCGAATTCGGGATCCTTCAGCTCGGCGCGCACTTGCGCCGTGTGCCAGAAGGAGGTGTGGTCCGCGCGCCATCCGGCGACGGTCGTGAAGCCTTCGCCCTCACCGACCGCGTGCGCGAGGTCCACTTCGGACAGTGGGAGGATCCGCACCTCGCGGATCTCGATGATCGCGACACCCTTGTCGGCGGAGTCGACGACCAGTTCGCGCTCGCCTGCCACGGGTGGCGCCTCGCCGTCGGCTTCATAACCCGCGAGGAGCGCGGACGTCGTCGTCTTCGTGCCGTCGAGGAT is a window from the Amycolatopsis sp. NBC_00355 genome containing:
- a CDS encoding ribose-phosphate diphosphokinase — encoded protein: MSPKSGTPKKNLMLFSGRAHRELAEEVAEHLNVTITPQTAHTFANGELFVRFEESVRGTDAFVIQAHTTPINEYVMEQLIMVDALKRASAKRITVVMPFYPYARQDKKHKGREPISARLIADLFKTAGADRIMTVDLHTAQIQGFFDGPVDHLMAQSVLADHIKKTYGDADITVVSPDSGRVRLAEKWAQTLGDRPIAFIHKTRDPDKPNQAVANRVVGKVEGKLCVLIDDMIDTGGTIVKATEALIDEGAADVVIATTHGILSDPATERLSQCKAREVIVTNSLPIPEEKRFEGLTVLSIAPMLAEAIQQVFEDGSVTSLFDGNA
- a CDS encoding TIGR03621 family F420-dependent LLM class oxidoreductase; the protein is MGNFKFGVSLRRIGSRDEWIAKCRRAEELGYDVITIPDHLGTGSPAPFPALAMAAAVTERPRLGTLVSNVPFYNLSLFAREASSTAALLDGRLDLGLGAGHMKSEFDAAGLPWQNAAGRIGYLEESLGHLRKHFEDEGVDQPRLLIAGNSDGVLGLAAEHADVVGFGGLRQQPGRPPGTFKLDNAEAVDERVAYFRARAGARDVEYNMLVQHVEITDDRRRAAEAWHELTERSAVPDARELLDAPQLLLGTVEEIAGQLEERRTRYGFTYITVFEPMLETFAPVLKEFSRRQ
- a CDS encoding NAD(P)-dependent oxidoreductase; the encoded protein is MAKLVVFGGTGYAGGRIGTEALRRGHEVVGVARHPGAVPEGVEAVQGSLHDEDFVARVAKDADVIVVATPARALDGEKLLDAVPALARIAREHDVRLSFVGGAGSLHVAEGGPRLIDTPEFPDEYKEEAGNHAEVLYLLREQPEDLDWFYVSPAAEFGAWIPGERRGGFRLGGDVLVTDENGKSHIGGDDFATAYVDEIEDPKHRRARFTVAY
- a CDS encoding 50S ribosomal protein L25/general stress protein Ctc produces the protein MSEVRLSVEPRTEFGKGAARRTRRAGKIPAVLYGHGSDPRHFALPAIEFARVVRENGSNAVITLDLEGSDELALTKTIVVHPLKNYIEHVDLLVVKRGEKITVDIPVVVTGNPGPGGLVNQDVDTLQVEVEALHIPDQFEVSIEGAPIGTQIVASQVELPQGAVLITDPDSLVVAVNEPQREEAEGEDAASDAGDDSAEAAE
- the pth gene encoding aminoacyl-tRNA hydrolase; the encoded protein is MTEDLPGAGELILLAGLGNPGPQYAGNRHNVGFMVLDELAGRVGGKFKAHKSGAEVVEGRLGGRRVVLVKPRTFMNLSGGPVVGAAKFFKVPPTGVVVVHDELDVDFGALKLKFGGGDNGHNGLRSITKSLGTREYYRVRFGIGRPPGRQDPADFVLKDFSTVERKELPFEVDRCADATEALVATGLAAAQNTFHAG
- a CDS encoding DivIVA domain-containing protein, which encodes MTPDEVRAIAFGKPRFGRRGYDEDQVDAFLDLIAEALAGRNILTADDIHYVDFTIMPIGARSYDQAQVDMFLDEAEAALVALRNPAPPPVAEDGAPPGPRKWFGRS
- a CDS encoding DivIVA domain-containing protein, with amino-acid sequence MSFTAEDLAEVTFGNAPIGRRGYAKHEVDEFVRRIAKTFAEEDDLTAAEVHHVMFSKPLIGKRGYDEREVDQFLDSAEEQLAARSGRAPDLPGARTSEEATAERATPPALAEHLQQR
- a CDS encoding fatty acyl-AMP ligase, with protein sequence MSRFVDTLVATAAGRGQQRGMVTGEPKEPVRRTWAEVHEQARRIAGGLVAGGFERGTAVGVLAAAPVLIAPTVQAVWLAGGSVTMLHQPTPRTDLAEWAEDTVRVLGMIDSDLVLLGEPFDQLAPVLEQKGIGFKLIKDLADAEPLAEAVVTDEGETALLQLTSGSTADPKAVRITYGNLYSNVKAMVERAEFDFDTDVMVSWLPTFHDMGMVGFLTVPMTFGVELVKITPVEFLSGPLIWPELITKYHGTTTAAPNFAYAIVGRRMARIDDDNAYDLSTLRIALNGAEPVDESAVQTFVDAGARFKMPAECVFPAYGMAEATLAVSFAPLFTGLTLDVVEAGALEADNRAVPVPEGDERRGTDSVRSFAVLGRPLDGLEAEIVDDKGERLGERAVGEIRLRGEAVTPGYLTMDGPLDTQDAEGWLSTGDLGYLIDGQIVICGRRKDVIIMGGRNLYPTDIERAATSVEGVRAGNAVAVRIDAGSRRERFAVVLESKLAGDAEAEKNLVKQVSARVRDAVDMRPYAVVVLPAGSLPKTPSGKVKRAATAAQFADRIKKNADA
- a CDS encoding ABC-F family ATP-binding cassette domain-containing protein, with protein sequence MANLVNLEAVSKSYGVKPLLDGVSLGVAAGQRIGVVGLNGGGKTTLLEVLSGLAEPDTGRVSHVGGLRMAVVTQRTELPDGSSVGEVVLERYGAEHEWAADARVRSIVDGLGITAIGLDTPTANLSGGERRRVSLAAALTGELDLVVLDEPTNHLDVEGVQWLADHLLNRRIAVVVVTHDRWFLDTVASVTWEVANGRVESYEGGYADWIFARAERARLAATAEEKRQNLARKELAWLRRGPQARSSKPRYRIDAAEALIADVPPPRDTVELMAFAKRRLGKTVLELEDTTYTVGERTLLDHVTWRVGPGDRIGLVGINGSGKTSLLKLLGGDVEGSTGRRIQGTTVALAHLRQELDDLPADLRVLQAIEQIAGRVVFGKQEMTASQLGEKLGFPQARQWTPVGDLSGGERRRLQLCRLLMAEPNVLLLDEPTNDLDIDTLQQLEDLLDGWPGTMVVVSHDRYLVERVCDTIVALFGDGRITHLPGGIEEYLNRRAVAKEPAGSLAPTAAKAEAKKSAADLRAAQKDLGRLERKLDQLHSKEEKLHAALLEAATDPAKLMELNAQLKGVKGEIEDVEARWLETSELLE
- a CDS encoding ASCH domain-containing protein, which produces MRRAEFAFPGPLRDKLVGAILDGTKTTTSALLAGYEADGEAPPVAGERELVVDSADKGVAIIEIREVRILPLSEVDLAHAVGEGEGFTTVAGWRADHTSFWHTAQVRAELKDPEFAVDDTTPIVATRFTIVERIG